The following are encoded in a window of Fulvia fulva chromosome 7, complete sequence genomic DNA:
- a CDS encoding Receptor expression-enhancing protein 4, translated as MFGFIADILTSVTSILLPVFFSYKALRTSDPAVLTPWLMYWTTLSLFLAVESQLYFILSWVPFYSWIRFGVHLYLVLPGQQGSVFIYKQHIHPFLEDHERQIDRMISDAHAKGKAAGLDAVKRAIEYVRVNVLGQEPRRPTPPPSRNVSYTTHLFNRFAMPTARESLATAGTSHIFNMLGKVLQQSTYPDATSHDAAARDLASSGTLIPSDLRGEDRNDFVNTQRERLRTLLQAFDAEAYDADDAATSGSQSRSGAPQAPSSRKSYLSPDAPYMHASRSESEFEDLGYETMPDPDQFRPRQDRDRTPPGRTPGEQKPGWSNWIWGNYGEKDSVVEPKKDM; from the exons ATGTTTGGCTTCATCGCAGATATCTTGAC CTCGGTCACATCCATCCTCCTCCCCGTCTTCTTCTCCTACAAAGCGCTCCGAACCTCCGACCCAGCAGTCCTGACACCATGGCTGATGTACTGGACCACACTCTCGCTCTTCCTAGCCGTTGAGTCGCAGCTCTACTTCATCCTCTCCTGGGTTCCCTTCTACAGCTGGATCCGCTTCGGCGTCCACCTCTACCTCGTCCTGCCCGGCCAGCAAGGCAGCGTCTTCATCTACAAACAGCACATCCACCCATTCCTCGAAGACCACGAACGACAGATCGATCGCATGATCAGTGATGCGCATGCCAAGGGCAAGGCTGCAGGCTTGGATGCTGTCAAGAGAGCGATTGAGTATGTGCGAGTGAACGTCTTGGGTCAAGAGCCGCGCAGACCAACACCACCACCAAGCCGCAATGTCAGCTACACAACACACCTCTTCAACCGCTTTGCCATGCCCACGGCTCGCGAAAGTCTCGCGACAGCCGGTACCAGCCATATCTTCAACATGCTCGGCAAAGTCCTCCAGCAAAGCACATACCCCGACGCCACATCCCATGACGCCGCAGCTCGCGATCTCGCCAGTTCTGGAACCTTGATCCCCTCAGACCTCCGTGGCGAAGACCGCAACGACTTCGTCAATACTCAACGCGAACGCCTCCGGACCCTCCTCCAAGCCTTCGATGCCGAAGCCTACGACGCCGACGACGCAGCAACAAGCGGATCACAGTCCCGGTCAGGCGCGCCACAAGCACCCTCAAGTCGCAAGTCGTACCTCTCACCAGACGCACCATACATGCACGCCTCGCGCTCAGAGTCCGAGTTTGAAGATTTGGGCTACGAGACCATGCCGGACCCTGACCAGTTCCGTCCACGCCAGGATCGTGATAGGACGCCGCCCGGTAGGACTCCTGGAGAGCAGAAGCCGGGATGGAGTAATTGGATTTGGGGAAATTATGGGGAGAAGGATAGCGTGGTGGAGCCTAAGAAGGACATGTAA